Part of the Caulifigura coniformis genome, GAGTCGAGTTTCGCCAACAACTGCCTCCTCGCTCGCCGGCTGGTGGAGCAGGGGGTTCGCTTCGTCCAGCTCTTCGACTGGGGCTGGGATTTCCACGGCACCAACCCCGACAGCGACATCGCCGTCGGACTTCCGCGAAAATGCCAGCCGATGGACCAGGCGGTCACCGCCCTCATCAAGGATCTCAAGGCCCGCGGACTTCTCGAATCGACCCTCGTCGTCTGGGGCGGTGAGTTCGGCCGCACGCCGCTCAACGAAGAACGCAATGGATCGAAGTTCCTCGGCCGTGACCACCATCCCCACTGCTTCACGGTCTTCATGGCCGGCGGCGGTGTGAAAGCTGGAACGACTTTCGGCTCGACGGATGAGCTCGGCTACTTCACGGCCGAGAACAAGACCCACGTCCACGACCTGCAGGCCACGATGCTGCATCTCCTCGGGTTCGATCACACCCGTCTGACCTACCGCTTCCAGGGACGCGACTACCGCCTGACCGACGTTCATGGAAACGTGATCAGGGAAGTGCTCGCCTGAATTCTGACACAGGCCTGCGTTCGACCGAACAACCTCTTGTGGCGCTGCGCCGCTCCCATACAAAGAAGGGAGGAACTCGTCCTCACCGAAAGGGAGTCATCATGGCCACAACCATTCAGAACGACAAAGGCCTCGCCCCGCCGAAGAAGGGCGAAAAATACGTCTGCGAAGCGTGCGGAATGGCCCTGCAGATCACGGCCGACTGCCACTGCGATGAGTCCGAACACGTCCACTTCCACTGCTGCGGCATGGAAATGAAGAAGCAGTAACGTCAATCGGCTTCCAGGCTTTGCCACATCACGTGAGCTCCGACGAGCCCCCGTGTGGGATGACGGAACGCACGCGGAACAGTCGCAACGATCTGGAAGCCCAGACGCTGCCAGAGTCTCACTGCCGTCTCATTGGTTTCCACCACAAAGTTGAACTGCATCGCGAGATATCCTCGATGGCGGGCCTCGCTCAGAGAATGCTCGCAAAGCCGCTTCGCAACCCCCTGTCCACGGGCGAACGGAGCGACCAGATAGCCCGCATTCGCAACGTGCGACCCGTTCCCCAGCTGGTTCGGCTTCAGGTAATACGTTCCGACAACCTGCCCGCCGATCTCGGCAACGAGCACGGATTCTTTGCCCTCGGTCCACCAGCGGACGCCATCGTCGCGTGACATCTGCATGGGCGCCGCATACGTCTCGCCGGCACGGATCGTCTCTTCCATGACGCTCCACAGCGTTTCATGGTCTGCAGGTTCAATAGGCCGAATCAGCATGTCCGCGCGTCCCTCAGAAGCCTATTTCGCCTTCTCGAATCCCTGCTTCACCAGTTCATCATACCCGTCCGAAAGCGGACGCACGTCGTACCCCATCGACTGCAGGATCCCCGCCGCGTCGAGAGCTCGTCTCCCCACCGCGCAGTGCGTGTAAACCACCTTGTCTTTCGGCACGCCCTTCAACAGTTCGCTCGCCGAAGCCGGCTTCCGCAACTGACCCAGCGGAACCAGGATCGCCGCGGCGAGGTGTCCGTCCTCCCATTCATCCCTGTCGCGCACATCGAGCAGGACCGCCTTGTTCCCGCTCAGGTTCGCCCGAACCGTTTCCAGCGAGTCACGTGTATGCGTGGTGATCGGGGCCATCGGCATGGGTGACGCGGCCAACGTCAGCGCCTCGTCCCGCAACGCTCTCGTCAACGCCTGCAGATCCTCGTATTCAGCCGATCGGTTCTCGGCCTGCGTGATCGGCCGCCGCGCCATCACCACGAACACGAGACCGCCCCGCGGCGTCTGCTTCCACCCCGCGCGGGTCGACGTCATCGGATCCGACCCCAGCCCCCCATCCTTCGCGAACAGCGGCGCCTCGGCGTCCGACTTTCGCCGAAGCACCTCCTGAACCGCGGAGATCACCGCGTCGGGAACCCCCTTCAGCGTGCGTGACGCCAGCGCCTGGTGCAGCGCCGCGAACGACTCCGCCGTCGCTTCGTTGTCTCCCCGCTCGGTGCGGTCGCGAAGCATATACCTCCGCACCATCACCGACTTGAACCGCGCATCACGCGCGTGGATCAAGGCAGTCAGCTTTTCCGGCCCTCCCAGGTGCGCCGTCACCAGGTTGGCCGCGGCGTTATATACGGCGTTCGAGAGATCCGAGTTCCCCTGCATGATGTTCGCGACCCGCCGCACGCTCGCGCTGGTCAGCTCCCTCCGGATCTCGTCACGCACCGCCGCCGGGAAATGCGAAACGGCCGGGTGGTCGTCCTTCAGGATCTCACCCGCGTCGGGAATCGGACCGTCGAGCCCGTCCGCATGTCGCACGAACAGTTCCACAAGAAAGAACGCCTTGATGGCGCTCGCCGTCGGCATGACGTTCCCGGCGCCCCGCTCCAGGATCGCAGGCCCCTCGACGCCGCCAACCCAGTACGTCACGTCGACATTCTCCGGCCGCGCTTTCACTCGCGCCGCGATCCCCGCACGCACGGCCTCCAGGCTGGCCCCGGCCAGCCTCAGCTCCTGGCAAACCGCCGGAACCGGCTGAAGAAAGGGGGCCGCTGCGACGGCAACCAGCAGGAATGGTTTCAGAAACATATCGTGTACGGCTCCCTCGGAACTGACGGCGAACGCTTCATCCAGGAGAGTCGCAGTCGGCGCCGGAACCGTCAACAGGCCCGTTCCGCGCCTGATGCCTCCGCAAAGTTTCCAGGAACTCGCCCGAAAGTCGCCCCCAGGCCGTGCTATCCCCGGCCTCGCCCCGCCTGCGAAGCCATCAACCCATCAGCCCGGCCTCCTGTTCTGCGAGTCACTCATGGCCACTCCCGTCGGTACGATCCTCTGCGCAGGCATGCTCTCGCTCGCCACCGGAATCCTGCTCACGGCGGCCCTGATCACTGCCTGCTTCGACCCGCCCATCGATCGGCCCCAGGCAGGCATTCGCAAGTCATCCGGCGATCGCCTCAGCCGCAATGACCAGCGCCAGATCACCACGGCGGCCTGAAGTGGCCCAGGGGGCGTGGACTTTCGCTGTCGCGGAGGCCGGTCCCCGGGGGACACCTGTGACGACCTGTGACGACCTGTGACAGCGAAGAACCGTCTGAAACATTGGAGTTCTGGACCTGTGACATGTGTGACGAGTTTTGGAGTGCTTTTTTCACCCCCTCTCGCGGGGCTGATCACCCCCTGTTTGCGTTGCCAAAGAACGAACTCTCCACCCTGACTGGAGGGGTTGCGCGTTGGGAAGAGTCTTGGCATGCCCGAAGGGTCTTCAGGACGGAACCATCGGCTGAGAAGGTGGTTGCGTCGTGTGCCGAATCGAGATCCTGACATCGAGCCGGGGGGTGTTCGCCAGCGAGGAGGGCGGGTTGAACGCTTAGGCGCTCGATGGCTCGTGGATCGTGCCCGAAGTCGCCAGCATCGGTTCCGCGTCTTCCAGCTGGGTCTTCTGCGTCCGGGCCGACATGAGTTTCTCCACCGCTCCCGGCAGCAGTTTGTGAAACGTGTTGAACACCGGCCCCTGCCAGCCGGTGATCACTTCATCCTCCGGTTCCACCACCAGCTGGACCAATTTGTCCACCGTCACTTTCGGGTCGTACACCGGTGGAATTGGAGTCGACTCACGCCCCGAGTAGTTCCCGGCATGCTCGAAGAACTCCGTTGTGTGCGCCATCGGCATCACGGTGCAGACGTGGATCCGGTCCACCCCCTCCGCCTTGAGTTCCTGCCGCAGCGCATCCGAAAACCCCACCACGCCGAATTTCGCGGCGACGTAAGACGTGTAGAGCGGCGCAGGAATTTTCCCGACGACCGACGCCACGTTGATCAGCACGCCCACCCCCGTGCGCCGGAAGTAGCGAAGCGCCTCGTAGCTCCCGTACAGCGTCCCCAGGAGGTCGGTGCGGATCACCTGCTCATGGTCTTCGATCGGGACTTCGTCGAATCGACCGATCACTCCCACGCCCGCGTTATTGATCCAGGCGTCGATCTTTCCGAATCGACGCCTGGCCATCTCGAACAATTGCTGCACGTCCTCTCGCCTGCTGACGTCCGTCGGGACAGCCAGGGCCGCACATCCTCCGTCCTGCATCTCGCATTGGCTCGCCAGCTCGTGCAGCGTCTGCTCGCTCCGGGCGGCCAGCACCACGTGAGCTCCGCGGCGGGCAAGTTCGAGGCTCGCCTGGCACCCGAACCCGCTCGACGCGCCTGTAATCACCACGACCTTTTCGAAGTAAGGATTGAGTTCAGACATGACGATGCTCCTCCAGGTCGGAACATGCTCGATCGGCCTGTTCAACCGGCGCGCGTCTCTCCTCCCAGAACTGTGAGAATCTCGCCGCTGATGTAGCTCGAGTCGGCTTCGGATGCGAAAAAGACAAATGCAGGAGCAACCTCTTCCGGCTGTCCCGCGCGCTTCATCGGCGTGTCTCCGCCATGATCGGCGACGTCGTCGGCCGGCTTCGATACTGGCTGCAGGGGCGTCCAGATCGGGCCGGGGGAAACGCAGTTCACGCGGATCTTTCGTTCTGCAAGGTTCTGCGCGAGCGACTTCGTGAATGCGTGAATGGCCCCTTTGGTCGAGGCATAGTCGATCAGTTTCTTGCTCCCCTCCAGGCCGGTAATCGACCCGCAGTTGATGATCGTGCTCCCGGCCTTCATGTGCTTCAGCGCCGCCCGGGCCAGGTAGAAGTAGGCATGGATGTTCGTCCGGAACACCTTGTCCCACTCCTCGTCGGTAATCTCCTCCAGACTCTCGTGCGTCTGCTGGTAAGCGGCGTTGTTCACGAGGATGTCCAGCTTTCCGAACTCCTGCACCGTCCGCTCGACCGCCTCATCGCAGAAGGTGCGCGACGTCACGTCTCCTGGCAGCAACAGCGCCCTCCTTCCCGCTTTCTCGATCGCCGCCTTCGTTTCTTCCGCGTCGGACTTCTCCGCCGGCAGGAAGACGATCGCCACATCTGCCCCTTCACGCGCATAGAAGTTTGCGACCGCCTTTCCGATTCCCGAATCGCCCCCGGTCACCAGCGCCGACTTCCCTTCGAGTTTCCCGGCCGCCCGATACTCCCGCCCTTCAAACATCGGCTTGGGAGTCATCTCGGAATCCAACCCCGGCTTGGGCTGCGTCTGCGGTGGAAGCGGAGCCTTCGGATACTTCGTCGCGGGAGACATCGAGGAATCCTTTCACGGTTCGTGGAAAGCACGTTCGTCGCCTCTGTCCCGGCAACGCCAATGCCAACCCGCACGGAAGCCGACGATCCGCCCCGAAATCACAGCCCCAACCGGATGTCGGTCCAGAAAGGCCCCCGCAAGTGTGCGAAGAACAGACACCCTGACGCGAGAACGCCCACCTGAGCCCCGACAGGGGCGGCACATCTCAGCCCCCCGAGGAGCCGCAATCGCCCCGAAAAACCGCCGCCCTAGTTCAGCGAAGGATCGCTTTTCGTCGCGGTCCCTTCGGTCGGCCGGACTTCTCCCTCGCTGCGGAAGAACTCCATCGCCGATTCCACGTCCGCTTCAGCCGCCAGGAGACGCCTTCGTGGAGGACTCCGGCGAAACGCCGAACGGACGCCGAACCCGATGATCGCGGCCCCGCCCGCGAAGAAGACGATGTCCCAGATCGTCCAGGGCGCCGGCTTCGCCGCGGCCGCAGCCGGCGGTGCCGGTTTCAGACGCCCCAGGAGCAACGGCGCCGTCTGCTTCTGTCCCTTGAACGTCTCATACTGCATCCATTTCAGGAAGTAGCCGGCGAAGACGACCTCATGATCGACGTCCGTCCCCACCTTCACTCCCGCCGGCAGTTCAGCCAACACGACGACGTACGGCCTCGCCTTGGAGTCGTTGGTCCAGCCCCACGCCTCATACACCTTCTTCAATCCGACGGAGTTCTCCGGAGCGTCAAAATCAAGAATGCGTTTGACGTTGAGACGCAGCCGGATCGGTTGCCCCCGATATTTCCCCGGTTCCTCGTGCAGCTTCGTTAGCGGAACGTCGCGCTGCGATCGCTTCTCCAGATCCTGGAACGACTGGGCCTGGGCCCAGCCGAGCAGCCGCCAGTACGCCGGCATCTCCACGTCCACGAGCTTCTGGCGATCCGTCACCGCCGCCAGCAGCTTCGCCGCTTCCGCGCGCTGCTCCTCATCCAGGTCGGTCGGACCGTCCAGCACCGTCTCTTTCGCCGACACGACTTTGGCCGGAGGTGCAGAAGCCTGCGCAGCGACCTCTTCGTTCGCTCCGGGCTCGGAGACCAGCCAGGTCCACGTCCGCGCGTCCCTGGCCCGGTTGTACAGCAGCCCGATCACCGCCAGCATCACGATCATGCTGAACAGCCGGGCCTTCAATCGCCCCGACTGATCGCGGTTTTCGGTACGTCGTGAGCGGCGTGTCATCAGTTTCAGGCCAGGTCGACCGCCCATAGGTGAGGCCGCGAACGACCTCGACGAAGCGATCGTCACATCGGCTCACTGACAGGCAGTTCCGTAAAATTGATCTTCGTCAGGGGAGTCCCGTCGGGCAACGTCTGCTTCAGGCAGACGTCGATGATCTTCATCAGTTCATCGTAGTGCAGTGTCGGATCGACCTGAATCAGGATCTGGTCGTACAGGCTCCCGTCGACGCTGATCGCGTCTTTCAGGATCTGGTTCAGGCGCTGCAGGTTGGCCGCATCGGCCGGACCGCGGAATCCCGTGTCCCCCGAGAACGCCGTCACTCCCGCCACCTTGCCGGCCGGGTCCGACATCACACTCAGCAGCACCGGCTCCACGTCGCTCGCGGGAACCGCGGGCCCCTCGCCTCCGGCGGAACTCACCTTCGTCACGGGCGTCGGCGGAGGCAGGTTGAGCAGCAACTGTCCTTCCACTGGAGAAGGACGGAACGTCAGGATGAAGAAGGCCAGTAGCTGGAACGCCATGTCGAGCATGGCCGCCAGATTCAGCTGGACCTCTTCGGAGCTACGGTGTTTCTTCGCGCGCTTGGCCATGAGTCAGCTGCTCCGATTCATGGCGTTGAGGCTGAACTTCCGGTAGCCGTATTCCTGGCACGTCTTGATCGCGTCATTGAGGACGCGGAACGGCGTCCGGCGATCCGCGCGGATGGCCACCATCGTCGGCAGCTCCTGACCCGCCTGGAAACCCGACTTGGTCTTCTGCATCTTCGCGACTTCCGCCCGCGCTTCGCCTTCGATGTACGACTTCAGGTCCATCACGTTGCCGTACAGCTTGAACACCCCTTCCGAATCAAGGTTGATCACCATCACCGCCTCGACTCCTCCGGTGTCGAGCGGCCTGGCCGATCCCAGCACCGGCAGCTCCAGCGACATGTCCAGGGCCCCCCCCTTGAAATTCACCACGAGCATGAAAAACGTGATCAGCTGGAACACCATGTCCAGGATCGGCGTCAGATTCGGCTCAATGCTCGTATCAGAGGACGCAGACATCTTCGTTCAGACGGCTCTCTCTTGTGGAAACTCCTGCGATCCAACCCCGTCCGCTTCACGACGTGACCGAAGTCGGCATCGCCGCAGGCGCGGCCCCGGCAGCCGGCTTGGCCTTGAGCGCGGTGTGCACGCGACGCAGGAAGTCATGCACGGCCAGCGCCGTGTCGTCCGAGAGGGTGAAGATCCGGTTCCGGAAGTAGGCGAAGAAGAAGATCGCGGGGACTGACAGGCCGACGCCTTCGAACGTCAGCACCAGCGCTTCCGAGATGCCGTGCGCGACCTGATCCGGCTTCAGCTGCGTGCCCGACGTCGCGATCGCGCTGAAGCTGTGAATCATGCCCTTCAGCGTGCCAAGAAGTCCGATCATCGGGCCCAGCGACCCGATGACGGCCAGCATGCTGATCTTCTTTTCCAGCCGCATCGTCTGGGCGTCCGAAACGCGATCCACCGCTTCCCGGGCGTCGTCGAGGCTGTACTGCATTTCCGTCAGGCCGGCGGTCAGCGTCTTGCCGACCATCGAGTCTTCTTCTTTCACCAGCTTGTACATCCCCGCAAAATCTCGCGACTTCAACAGCCCGTCGCACGATTCAAGCACCAGCTTGGTCGACTCCTCTTCCGACCACAGGTCCAGGAACGTCTGCACCACCACCGTCACGAAGTAGATCGACAGCGCCAGGATGATCGCGCCGATCCATCCCGAGGTCTTGATCAGCCACATCAGCATGCTGTCTTCCTGCTTCGGCGCCTCCTCGGAGGCGGCCGGAGCGGCTTCAGCCGGCGCCGGGGCGGGAGCGGGGGCAGCCGCCGGAGCCGGTTCAGCCCCCTCCTGTGCAAACGCGGCAGGCGACAGGCTGGCGGAAAGCATTCCCGCAAGCAGCAGCAACCCCATCGTGGACCGGAGTACCTGCGGAATCCCGAACGAAAGTCGTTGCATAGGGCAGTGCGG contains:
- a CDS encoding SDR family oxidoreductase — protein: MSPATKYPKAPLPPQTQPKPGLDSEMTPKPMFEGREYRAAGKLEGKSALVTGGDSGIGKAVANFYAREGADVAIVFLPAEKSDAEETKAAIEKAGRRALLLPGDVTSRTFCDEAVERTVQEFGKLDILVNNAAYQQTHESLEEITDEEWDKVFRTNIHAYFYLARAALKHMKAGSTIINCGSITGLEGSKKLIDYASTKGAIHAFTKSLAQNLAERKIRVNCVSPGPIWTPLQPVSKPADDVADHGGDTPMKRAGQPEEVAPAFVFFASEADSSYISGEILTVLGGETRAG
- a CDS encoding ExbD/TolR family protein, whose product is MSASSDTSIEPNLTPILDMVFQLITFFMLVVNFKGGALDMSLELPVLGSARPLDTGGVEAVMVINLDSEGVFKLYGNVMDLKSYIEGEARAEVAKMQKTKSGFQAGQELPTMVAIRADRRTPFRVLNDAIKTCQEYGYRKFSLNAMNRSS
- a CDS encoding SDR family NAD(P)-dependent oxidoreductase; the protein is MSELNPYFEKVVVITGASSGFGCQASLELARRGAHVVLAARSEQTLHELASQCEMQDGGCAALAVPTDVSRREDVQQLFEMARRRFGKIDAWINNAGVGVIGRFDEVPIEDHEQVIRTDLLGTLYGSYEALRYFRRTGVGVLINVASVVGKIPAPLYTSYVAAKFGVVGFSDALRQELKAEGVDRIHVCTVMPMAHTTEFFEHAGNYSGRESTPIPPVYDPKVTVDKLVQLVVEPEDEVITGWQGPVFNTFHKLLPGAVEKLMSARTQKTQLEDAEPMLATSGTIHEPSSA
- a CDS encoding rhodanese-like domain-containing protein, encoding MFLKPFLLVAVAAAPFLQPVPAVCQELRLAGASLEAVRAGIAARVKARPENVDVTYWVGGVEGPAILERGAGNVMPTASAIKAFFLVELFVRHADGLDGPIPDAGEILKDDHPAVSHFPAAVRDEIRRELTSASVRRVANIMQGNSDLSNAVYNAAANLVTAHLGGPEKLTALIHARDARFKSVMVRRYMLRDRTERGDNEATAESFAALHQALASRTLKGVPDAVISAVQEVLRRKSDAEAPLFAKDGGLGSDPMTSTRAGWKQTPRGGLVFVVMARRPITQAENRSAEYEDLQALTRALRDEALTLAASPMPMAPITTHTRDSLETVRANLSGNKAVLLDVRDRDEWEDGHLAAAILVPLGQLRKPASASELLKGVPKDKVVYTHCAVGRRALDAAGILQSMGYDVRPLSDGYDELVKQGFEKAK
- a CDS encoding GNAT family N-acetyltransferase, giving the protein MLIRPIEPADHETLWSVMEETIRAGETYAAPMQMSRDDGVRWWTEGKESVLVAEIGGQVVGTYYLKPNQLGNGSHVANAGYLVAPFARGQGVAKRLCEHSLSEARHRGYLAMQFNFVVETNETAVRLWQRLGFQIVATVPRAFRHPTRGLVGAHVMWQSLEAD
- a CDS encoding MotA/TolQ/ExbB proton channel family protein; protein product: MQRLSFGIPQVLRSTMGLLLLAGMLSASLSPAAFAQEGAEPAPAAAPAPAPAPAEAAPAASEEAPKQEDSMLMWLIKTSGWIGAIILALSIYFVTVVVQTFLDLWSEEESTKLVLESCDGLLKSRDFAGMYKLVKEEDSMVGKTLTAGLTEMQYSLDDAREAVDRVSDAQTMRLEKKISMLAVIGSLGPMIGLLGTLKGMIHSFSAIATSGTQLKPDQVAHGISEALVLTFEGVGLSVPAIFFFAYFRNRIFTLSDDTALAVHDFLRRVHTALKAKPAAGAAPAAMPTSVTS
- a CDS encoding ExbD/TolR family protein — encoded protein: MAKRAKKHRSSEEVQLNLAAMLDMAFQLLAFFILTFRPSPVEGQLLLNLPPPTPVTKVSSAGGEGPAVPASDVEPVLLSVMSDPAGKVAGVTAFSGDTGFRGPADAANLQRLNQILKDAISVDGSLYDQILIQVDPTLHYDELMKIIDVCLKQTLPDGTPLTKINFTELPVSEPM